A window of Zingiber officinale cultivar Zhangliang chromosome 5A, Zo_v1.1, whole genome shotgun sequence contains these coding sequences:
- the LOC121982438 gene encoding potassium transporter 6-like, whose protein sequence is MDLERGGGEGFPSAEKKKDSWRAVVTLAYQSLGVVYGDLSTSPLYVYKNTFAEDIEHSETNEEIYGVLSFVFWTLTLVPLLKYVFIVLRADDNGEGGTFALYSLLCRHARVGFLPNGQLADEELSTYKKTDGGDAAPPSGGAAAASRVKRLLEKHQVLQLLLLILALIGTCMVIGDGVLTPAISVFSAISGLELSMSREQHKYVEVPIACAILVALFALQHYGTHRVAFLFAPIVVTWLVCISAIGVYNIFHWNPHVYQALSPYYMYKFLKKTQRGGWMSLGGILLCITGSEAMYADLGHFSQLSIQIAFTSMIYPSLILAYMGQAAYLSKHHFIESDYRIGFYVSVPEKIRWPVLAIAILAAVVGSQAVITGTFSIVKQCSALSCFPRVKIVHTSSKVHGQIYIPEINWMLMTLCLAVTVGFRDTKRMGNASGLAVITVMLVTTCLMSLVIVLCWHKSIFFAVCFILFFGSIEALYFSASLIKFLEGAWVPIALSFIFMIIMYVWHYGTLKKYEFDIQNKVSIDWLIGLSPNLGIVRVRGIGLIHTELVSGIPAIFSHFVTNLPAFHQVLVFLCIKSVPVPYVRPEERFLVGRIGPKEYRVYRCIARYGYRDVHKDDIEFEKDLVCSIAEFIRSSVSHAGGTQEQPEKDNDRMAVVGAGLGLCEEEVDLDDAAGPSSSREIQSPVARKKKVRFVLPESPHLDSDEREELQELMEAREAGMAFILGHAEVKAKSGSGLIKRFVIDIGYDFLRRNCRGPAYAVSIPHASTLEVGMVYSV, encoded by the exons ATGGATCTCGAACgcggcggcggtgagggtttccCTAGTGCGGAGAAG AAGAAGGATTCATGGCGGGCGGTGGTTACATTGGCGTACCAGAGTCTGGGAGTGGTCTACGGCGACCTGAGCACGTCGCCGCTGTACGTGTACAAGAACACCTTCGCGGAGGACATCGAGCACTCGGAGACGAACGAGGAGATCTACGGCGTGCTTTCCTTCGTCTTCTGGACCCTCACGCTCGTCCCCCTCCTCAAGTACGTCTTCATCGTGCTCCGCGCTGACGACAATGGCGAAGGCGGCACCTTTGCGCTCTACTCCCTCCTCTGCCGCCACGCCCGCGTCGGATTCCTGCCCAACGGCCAGCTCGCCGACGAGGAGCTCTCCACGTACAAGAAGACGGACGGCGGGGACGCCGCCCCGCCCTCGGGCGGCGCCGCGGCGGCCTCTAGAGTAAAGAGGCTGCTCGAGAAGCACCAGGTACTGCAGCTCTTGCTGCTGATCCTTGCTCTGATCGGGACTTGCATGGTAATTGGCGACGGCGTGCTTACACCGGCAATTTCTG TCTTCTCTGCTATTTCAGGTCTTGAGCTGTCCATGTCCAGGGAACAACACAAGT ATGTTGAAGTTCCCATTGCTTGTGCCATATTAGTTGCTTTGTTTGCTCTGCAACATTACGGCACACATCGGGTTGCCTTCCTATTTGCGCCGATCGTGGTTACTTGGCTCGTTTGCATCAGTGCGATCGGTGTTTACAACATTTTTCATTGGAACCCACATGTGTATCAAGCACTTTCTCCCTATTACATGTACAAATTCCTGAAGAAAACTCAAAGAGGCGGTTGGATGTCTTTGGGTGGAATACTATTGTGCATAACAG GTTCTGAAGCTATGTATGCTGATTTGGGACATTTTTCTCAGCTATCGATACAG ATTGCTTTTACTTCCATGATTTATCCCTCCTTGATCCTTGCATACATGGGACAAGCTGCTTATCTATCGAAACATCATTTTATAGAAAGTGACTACCGTATCGGGTTCTATGTATCCGTTCCAG AGAAAATAAGGTGGCCAGTTCTGGCAATCGCCATATTGGCGGCTGTTGTCGGAAGCCAAGCTGTTATCACTGGCACTTTCTCGATCGTCAAGCAGTGCTCAGCATTGAGCTGTTTCCCTAGGGTGAAGATCGTTCATACTTCATCGAAAGTACATGGACAAATATACATTCCTGAAATAAATTGGATGTTGATGACATTGTGCCTCGCTGTTACTGTCGGTTTCAGAGATACAAAGCGCATGGGCAATGCATCAG GGTTGGCTGTTATTACTGTCATGTTGGTTACGACCTGTTTGATGTCGCTTGTGATAGTTCTATGTTGGCATAAGAGCATCTTCTTCGCGGTATGTTTCATCCTCTTCTTTGGATCGATTGAGGCATTATACTTCTCTGCGTCCCTCATCAAGTTCTTGGAAGGAGCTTGGGTGCCAATTGCCCTCTCATTCATCTTCATGATAATTATGTATGTATGGCACTACGGCACACTCAAAAAGTACGAATTCGACATCCAAAATAAGGTCTCGATCGACTGGCTCATCGGTCTCAGCCCTAACCTCGGAATTGTTCGTGTGAGAGGCATTGGCCTCATCCACACTGAACTTGTGTCGGGAATTCCAGCCATCTTTTCTCACTTTGTCACCAACCTCCCTGCATTTCACCAG GTCCTCGTGTTCCTATGCATCAAGTCTGTCCCAGTGCCGTATGTTCGACCAGAGGAACGGTTCCTCGTGGGAAGAATTGGCCCAAAAGAATACAGGGTGTACCGATGCATCGCGCGGTATGGCTACCGTGATGTGCACAAGGATGACATCGAGTTCGAGAAGGATTTAGTGTGCAGCATTGCTGAGTTCATCCGGTCCAGTGTTTCTCATGCCGGTGGAACACAAGAACAACCCGAAAAGGACAACGATAGAATGGCAGTGGTTGGAGCAGGACTAGGACTATGCGAAGAAGAGGTGGACCTAGACGACGCGGCTGGCCCTTCAAGCTCAAGGGAGATACAATCACCGGTCGCgagaaagaagaaggtgaggTTTGTTTTACCCGAGAGCCCGCATTTGGACTCCGACGAAAGGGAAGAACTGCAGGAGCTGATGGAAGCAAGGGAAGCCGGGATGGCATTCATTCTGGGGCATGCCGAGGTGAAGGCAAAGAGCGGGTCGGGTTTGATCAAGAGATTTGTGATCGATATCGGGTATGATTTCTTGAGGAGGAATTGTAGGGGACCTGCCTACGCAGTGAGCATTCCTCATGCATCGACTTTGGAAGTGGGGATGGTTTACAGTGTTTGA
- the LOC121982439 gene encoding serine/threonine-protein kinase D6PK-like, with amino-acid sequence MDSKAASKPFLKQQSNQISGQVVEKSSLQLPAPSRFVFDTSRLSQLSVTQSIPEHKLAEFIEHESLSQQEKVPANFSIQQGDSVELLQPNGAVKLEIMECDGKISEQDSEKGCSSCAKVSDGTGGPAKTSGSAKISDRTDSGKSSMCRASTSSEVSDDSTCNSISRSISKPHKANDLRWEAIQSIRAKDGVVGLNHFRLLKKLGCGDIGSVYLSKLSGIKCYFAMKVMDKVSLASRKKLLRAQTEREILQCLDHPFLPTLYTHFETDKFSCLVMEFCPGGDLHTLRQKQPGKYFSEEAAKFYVSEVLLALEYMHMLGIIYRDLKPENVLVREDGHIMLSDFDLSLHCAVSPTLIKPSNISESSRHNNPVYCAQPACIEPSCVQPSCVALSPRLFSSKSKKVQKQKLEIGNQSNTLPELLAEPTDAKSMSFVGTHEYLAPEIIKGEGHGSAVDWWTLGIFLYELLFGRTPFKGSGNRATLFNVVGQPLRFTEYPIVSFAARDLIRGLLVKEPQHRLAYKRGATEIKQHPFFEGINWALIRCASPPEIPKTFEIGQTLQDSVSSASQKDIPTSNKYLEFDVF; translated from the exons ATGGATTCAAAAGCAGCGTCGAAGCCCTTTTTGAAACAACAAAGCAATCAAATCAGTGGCCAAGTTGTTGAAAAATCTTCCTTGCAGTTGCCTGCTCCAAGCAGGTTCGTATTTGATACATCAAGATTGTCACAATTATCTGTGACACAGAGCATTCCGGAGCACAAACTTGCGGAATTTATCGAGCATGAAAGTTTGAGTCAGCAAGAGAAAGTGCCTGCTAACTTTTCAATCCAGCAGGGTGATAGTGTTGAGCTGCTTCAGCCAAATGGGGCAGTGAAGTTGGAGATTATGGAATGCGATGGAAAGATCTCGGAGCAGGACAGTGAGAAAGGTTGTTCATCTTGTGCTAAAGTTAGTGATGGCACTGGTGGTCCAGCAAAGACCAGTGGCAGTGCAAAAATAAGTGACCGAACCGATAGCGGCAAAAGTAGTATGTGCAGAGCTAGTACAAGCAGTGAAGTTAGCGATGATAGCACTTGTAACAGCATAAGCAGAAGCATTAGCAAGCCTCACAAAGCAAATGATTTGAGATGGGAAGCAATTCAGTCTATTAGGGCTAAAGATGGGGTTGTTGGTTTGAACCATTTCAGGCTACTGAAGAAGTTGGGTTGTGGGGACATAGGCAGTGTTTATTTGTCGAAGTTGAGTGGAATCAAGTGTTATTTCGCAATGAAGGTCATGGATAAAGTATCTTTAGCAAGTCGTAAGAAGTTGCTCCGAGCCCAGACTGAAAGGGAGATATTGCAATGCCTAGATCACCCATTCCTTCCGACGCTGTATACTCATTTTGAGACCGACAAGTTCTCCTGTTTGGTAATGGAGTTTTGTCCCGGAGGGGATCTGCACACTCTTCGACAGAAGCAACCTGGAAAGTATTTCTCAGAGGAAGCAGCCAA ATTTTATGTGTCTGAGGTCCTCCTTGCTCTAGAATACATGCACATGTTGGGTATTATCTACCGGGATCTGAAGCCAGAGAATGTCCTTGTACGAGAAGACGGCCACATCATGCTCTCGGACTTTGACCTTTCTCTTCATTGTGCTGTTAGCCCCACCCTTATCAAGCCGTCCAACATCTCTGAGTCCTCCAGACATAACAACCCTGTCTACTGTGCTCAACCTGCTTGTATCGAGCCATCCTGTGTCCAGCCTTCGTGTGTTGCTCTCTCCCCTCGACTATTTTCCTCAAAGTCCAAGAAGGTGCAGAAGCAGAAACTTGAGATCGGAAACCAATCAAACACACTCCCTGAGCTCCTTGCGGAGCCTACAGATGCCAAATCCATGTCATTTGTCGGTACCCATGAGTACTTGGCTCCGGAGATCATTAAGGGCGAAGGGCATGGCAGCGCTGTAGATTGGTGGACATTGGGCATATTCCTCTATGAACTTTTGTTTGGCCGGACACCCTTCAAGGGGTCAGGCAACCGAGCCACATTGTTTAACGTGGTCGGGCAACCACTGCGGTTCACTGAGTACCCAATTGTTAGCTTTGCTGCAAGAGACCTTATTAGGGGATTGCTCGTCAAGGAACCACAACACCGTCTTGCTTACAAACGCGGTGCTACGGAGATAAAGCAGCATCCCTTCTTCGAGGGCATCAACTGGGCCTTGATAAGGTGTGCAAGCCCTCCGGAGATACCGAAAACCTTTGAGATTGGTCAGACACTCCAAGATTCTGTATCGTCGGCGAGCCAAAAGGACATTCCGACATCCAATAAGTACCTGGAGTTTGATGTATTCTAA
- the LOC121982440 gene encoding protein NOI4-like isoform X4: MMSQEKGCPLPKFGEWDVNDPASAEGFTVIFNKARDEKKMGGNIRETDSPGKEEEALKPGISASKPPKKWFCCMHTSAH, encoded by the exons CAGGAAAAAGGCTGCCCTTTGCCAAAGTTTGGTGAGTGGGATGTCAATGACCCTGCCTCGGCTGAAGGTTTCACTGTGATCTTCAACAAAGCCCGCGACGAGAAGAAAATGGGTGGCAACATACGCGAAACCGACTCTcctgggaaggaggaagaagctcTAAAACCAGGAATTTCTGCTTCCAAACCTCCT AAGAAATGGTTCTGTTGCATGCATACATCAGCCCATTAG
- the LOC121982440 gene encoding protein NOI4-like isoform X1: MISYQVSDLMLFESTCRGLCLQNNCYASGLHISSFLSENSFHHEEMNHTQEKGCPLPKFGEWDVNDPASAEGFTVIFNKARDEKKMGGNIRETDSPGKEEEALKPGISASKPPKKWFCCMHTSAH; the protein is encoded by the exons ATGATTAGCTATCAAGTATCTGACCTTATGTTATTTGAGTCGACATGCAGAGGACTATGCCTTCAAAATAACTGTTATGCAAGTGGCCTGCACATATCATCCTTTTTATCTGAAAATAG TTTCCATCATGAAGAAATGAACCATACT CAGGAAAAAGGCTGCCCTTTGCCAAAGTTTGGTGAGTGGGATGTCAATGACCCTGCCTCGGCTGAAGGTTTCACTGTGATCTTCAACAAAGCCCGCGACGAGAAGAAAATGGGTGGCAACATACGCGAAACCGACTCTcctgggaaggaggaagaagctcTAAAACCAGGAATTTCTGCTTCCAAACCTCCT AAGAAATGGTTCTGTTGCATGCATACATCAGCCCATTAG
- the LOC121982440 gene encoding protein NOI4-like isoform X2: MISYQVSDLMLFESTCRGLCLQNNCYASGLHISSFLSENSFHHEEMNHTEKGCPLPKFGEWDVNDPASAEGFTVIFNKARDEKKMGGNIRETDSPGKEEEALKPGISASKPPKKWFCCMHTSAH, translated from the exons ATGATTAGCTATCAAGTATCTGACCTTATGTTATTTGAGTCGACATGCAGAGGACTATGCCTTCAAAATAACTGTTATGCAAGTGGCCTGCACATATCATCCTTTTTATCTGAAAATAG TTTCCATCATGAAGAAATGAACCATACT GAAAAAGGCTGCCCTTTGCCAAAGTTTGGTGAGTGGGATGTCAATGACCCTGCCTCGGCTGAAGGTTTCACTGTGATCTTCAACAAAGCCCGCGACGAGAAGAAAATGGGTGGCAACATACGCGAAACCGACTCTcctgggaaggaggaagaagctcTAAAACCAGGAATTTCTGCTTCCAAACCTCCT AAGAAATGGTTCTGTTGCATGCATACATCAGCCCATTAG
- the LOC121982440 gene encoding protein NOI4-like isoform X3: MNHTEKGCPLPKFGEWDVNDPASAEGFTVIFNKARDEKKMGGNIRETDSPGKEEEALKPGISASKPPKKWFCCMHTSAH, encoded by the exons ATGAACCATACT GAAAAAGGCTGCCCTTTGCCAAAGTTTGGTGAGTGGGATGTCAATGACCCTGCCTCGGCTGAAGGTTTCACTGTGATCTTCAACAAAGCCCGCGACGAGAAGAAAATGGGTGGCAACATACGCGAAACCGACTCTcctgggaaggaggaagaagctcTAAAACCAGGAATTTCTGCTTCCAAACCTCCT AAGAAATGGTTCTGTTGCATGCATACATCAGCCCATTAG
- the LOC121982440 gene encoding protein NOI4-like isoform X5, producing the protein MMSEKGCPLPKFGEWDVNDPASAEGFTVIFNKARDEKKMGGNIRETDSPGKEEEALKPGISASKPPKKWFCCMHTSAH; encoded by the exons GAAAAAGGCTGCCCTTTGCCAAAGTTTGGTGAGTGGGATGTCAATGACCCTGCCTCGGCTGAAGGTTTCACTGTGATCTTCAACAAAGCCCGCGACGAGAAGAAAATGGGTGGCAACATACGCGAAACCGACTCTcctgggaaggaggaagaagctcTAAAACCAGGAATTTCTGCTTCCAAACCTCCT AAGAAATGGTTCTGTTGCATGCATACATCAGCCCATTAG